From one Sus scrofa isolate TJ Tabasco breed Duroc chromosome 9, Sscrofa11.1, whole genome shotgun sequence genomic stretch:
- the DARS2 gene encoding LOW QUALITY PROTEIN: aspartate--tRNA ligase, mitochondrial (The sequence of the model RefSeq protein was modified relative to this genomic sequence to represent the inferred CDS: inserted 1 base in 1 codon), protein MFCWLSRLFRGLSRPTGKTTQPFWGFLSRSLILTSQRSIPELSSFVARTNTCGELRSSHLGQEVTLCGWIQYRRQNIFLVLRDFHGLVQVVIPQDESAASVRRILCEAPVESVVQVSGTVISRPPGQENPKMPTGEIEIKVKTAKLLNSCKKLPFEIKDFVKKTETLRLQYRYLDLRGAQMQYNLRLRSQMVMKMREYLCNLHGFVDIETPTLFKRTPGGAKEFVVPSREPGKFYSLPQSPQQFKQLLMVGGLDRYFQIARCYRDEGSRPDRQPEFTQIDIEMSFVDQTGIQSLIEGLLQYSWPSDKDPLVVPFPSMTFAEALASYGTDKPDTRFGMKIVDISDMFRRTEIGYLQDALSKPQGTIKAMCVPEGAKYLKRKDIESIRKFAADHFNQEVLPVFLKANRNWNSLLAKFITEEQGLGLIRLLGIQXEDVVLVTAGEHKKACSLLGKLRLECADLLEARGVVLRDPALFSFLWVVDFPLFFPKEEHPQELESAHHPFTAPHPSDIHLLYTEPQKVRSQHYDLVLNGNEVGGGSIRIHNAELQRYVLAAVLKEDVKLLSHLLQALDYGAPPHGGIALGLDRLMCLVTGAPSIRDVIAFPKSFRGHDLMSNAPDSIPPEDLKPYHIQVSWPTDSAKESSLSHSCHPES, encoded by the exons ATGTTCTGCTGGCTAAGTCGGCTATTCAGGGGTTTATCCAGACCCACCGGAAAGACTACCCAGCCGTTCTGGGGTTTTCTCTCCCGAAGTCTGATACTGACTTCACAGAGGAGTATTCCAG aactCAGTAGCTTTGTTGCCCGAACCAACACTTGTGGAGAGTTGCGTTCGTCTCACTTAGGCCAAGAAGTCACCTTGTGTGGATGGATTCAGTACCGCAG GCAGAACATCTTCCTGGTCCTAAGAGATTTCCATGGACTTGTCCAAGTTGTCATTCCCCAGGATGAG TCAGCTGCTTCTGTGAGGAGAATTTTATGTGAAGCCCCTGTGGAATCTGTGGTTCAAGTGTCTGGAACAGTAATTTCCCGACCTCCAGGACAAGAGAATCCA aaaatgcCAACAGGTGAGATTGAAATCAAAGTTAAAACAGCTAAACTTCTGAACTCCTGCAAGAAGCTACCCTTTGAAATTAAGGACTTTGTGAAG AAAACAGAGACTCTTCGTTTGCAGTATCGCTACTTAGACTTGCGTGGTGCCCAAATGCAATATAACCTGCGACTGAGGTCCCAGATGGTCATGAAAATGCGGGAATATCTCTGTAATCTGCATG GGTTTGTGGATATAGAAACACCAACATTGTTTAAGAGGACTCCAGGG GGTGCAAAAGAGTTTGTAGTACCATCCAGGGAACCTGGAAAGTTTTATTCTCTCCCTCAGAGTCCTCAGCAGTTTAAGCAGCTTCTAATGGTTGGTGGTCTAGACAG atattttCAGATTGCCCGTTGTTATCGAGATGAAGGTTCAAGACCAGACAGACAACCCGAGTTTACCCAG ATTGACATAGAGATGTCTTTTGTAGACCAGACTGGGATTCAGAGTCTAATTGAGGGTTTGCTCCAGTATTCGTGGCCCAGTGACAAAGATCCCCTGGTAGTTCCTTTTCCTTCTATGACCTTTGCCGAGGCATTGGCCAGCTATGGAACTGATAAACCTGACACTCGCTTTGGAATGAAG ATTGTAGATATCAGTGATATGTTCAGAAGAACAGAGATTGGTTATCTTCAAGATGCACTTAGTAAACCCCAAGGAACCATCAAAGCCATGTGTGTCCCTGAAGGAGCA aaatacttaaaaaggaaagacatagAGTCCATTAGAAAATTTGCAGCTGACCATTTTAATCAG GAAGTCTTACCTGTATTCCTGAAAGCCAACAGAAACTGGAATTCTCTACTTGCTAAATTCATAACGGAAGAGCAAGGATTAGGACTAATCCGACTACTGGGGATCC GAGAGGATGTGGTCCTGGTAACTGCTGGAGAGCACAAGaaagca TGCTCTTTATTGGGAAAATTACGACTAGAATGTGCTGATCTTCTAGAAGCAAGAGGAGTGGTGCTTCGTGACCCAGCtctgttctctttcctttggGTGGTGGatttccccctcttctttcccAAGGAGGAACATCCTCAAGAGCTGGAGTCAGCCCACCACCCATTTACTGCTCCCCATCCCAGTGACATCCACCTCCTCTACACTGAGCCCCAAAAG GTCCGTAGCCAACACTATGACTTGGTTTTAAATGGCAATGAGGTAGGAGGTGGTTCTATCCGAATTCATAATGCCGAACTACAGCGTTACGTCCTGGCAGCAGTACTAAAG GAAGACGTGAAATTGCTCTCCCATCTGCTGCAGGCTTTAGATTATGGGGCGCCCCCTCATGGAGGAATTGCCTTAG GGTTAGACAGATTGATGTGCCTTGTCACGGGAGCACCGAGCATCAGAGATGTTATAGCCTTCCCCAAATCCTTCCGGGGGCATGACCTCATGAGCAATGCCCCAGATTCTATCCCTCCTGAGGACCTGAAGCCCTATCATATCCAGGTCTCTTGGCCAACAGATTCAGCAAAAGAAAGCTCATTGAGTCATTCATGCCATCCAGAAAGTTGA